A single window of Hyphomicrobiales bacterium DNA harbors:
- the gnd gene encoding 6-phosphogluconate dehydrogenase, decarboxylating, with protein sequence MTTKATVGVLGLGTMGANLALNLADQGGQTVALFNRTTIKAQELVDANPALAKSLVPTDSLKGFVAALATPRIVILMVQAGSAVDEQITALEPLLDKGDIVIDAGNADFNDTRRRAAALKDSPIRFVGMGVSGGELGARHGPSIMAGGDADVYAIIGPILERIAAKYQGVPCVAHMGTDGAGHFVKTIHNGIEYADMEMIAEVYGIMRDGLGLQAAEAAKVFTRWNEGGLSSYLIEISGVTLAEVDPDTGKPMVDIIVDEAGQKGTGRWAVIEAQKLAVSATTLEAAVSARIISAHRAERARTGAIYDLGPADKLSGIDLDALEKALETAKIIAYAQGFVIMQEASKAFGWKLPLGKIAEIWRAGCIIRSRFLDDITRAFDASEAPENLLQVPDFVKRVKTGQDALRRVVAQAALAGIPVPALSAALAYFDDLRRPRGTANLIQAQRDLFGAHTFRRLDREGVFHHEWPPV encoded by the coding sequence ATGACGACAAAGGCAACAGTAGGTGTTCTCGGTCTCGGGACCATGGGCGCCAATCTCGCCCTCAACCTGGCGGATCAGGGCGGACAGACCGTCGCGCTCTTCAACCGCACCACGATCAAGGCGCAGGAACTCGTGGATGCCAACCCGGCGCTCGCGAAGTCCCTGGTTCCGACCGATAGTCTCAAGGGTTTTGTCGCCGCACTCGCGACCCCTCGGATCGTCATCCTGATGGTGCAGGCGGGCTCTGCCGTTGACGAGCAGATCACCGCGCTCGAGCCCCTCCTCGATAAGGGCGACATTGTCATCGACGCCGGCAACGCCGATTTCAATGACACGCGCCGCCGTGCCGCCGCGCTGAAGGATAGCCCGATCCGCTTTGTCGGGATGGGCGTCTCGGGCGGCGAACTCGGCGCCCGCCATGGACCATCGATCATGGCCGGCGGTGATGCCGACGTTTATGCCATCATCGGCCCGATCCTGGAGCGCATCGCCGCGAAATATCAGGGCGTGCCCTGCGTGGCCCATATGGGCACCGATGGCGCCGGCCATTTCGTCAAGACCATCCACAACGGTATCGAATATGCCGATATGGAGATGATCGCCGAGGTCTACGGCATCATGCGCGACGGCCTCGGCCTTCAGGCAGCCGAGGCGGCGAAGGTCTTCACGCGGTGGAACGAGGGCGGCCTCTCCTCCTATCTCATCGAGATCTCCGGCGTCACCCTCGCCGAGGTCGATCCCGACACGGGCAAGCCGATGGTCGATATCATCGTCGACGAGGCCGGTCAGAAAGGCACGGGCCGCTGGGCGGTGATCGAGGCGCAGAAGCTCGCCGTCAGCGCCACGACGCTCGAAGCCGCGGTCTCGGCGCGCATCATCTCCGCCCATCGCGCCGAACGCGCCCGAACCGGCGCGATCTACGACCTCGGCCCGGCTGACAAGCTGTCCGGCATTGACCTCGACGCGCTCGAAAAGGCGTTGGAAACGGCCAAGATCATCGCCTATGCGCAAGGCTTCGTCATCATGCAGGAGGCCTCCAAGGCCTTCGGCTGGAAACTGCCGCTCGGCAAGATCGCCGAGATCTGGCGCGCCGGCTGCATCATCCGCTCGCGCTTCCTCGACGATATCACGCGCGCCTTCGATGCCAGCGAGGCACCGGAAAACCTGCTGCAGGTGCCTGACTTCGTGAAGCGTGTGAAGACGGGCCAAGACGCATTGCGGCGCGTCGTGGCACAGGCCGCGCTTGCCGGCATCCCGGTTCCCGCTCTCTCTGCCGCGCTCGCCTATTTCGACGACCTGCGGCGGCCGCGGGGTACGGCCAATCTGATCCAGGCACAGCGCGACCTGTTCGGCGCGCATACCTTCCGCCGGCTCGACCGGGAAGGCGTCTTCCATCACGAATGGCCGCCGGTCTGA
- the idnD gene encoding L-idonate 5-dehydrogenase, which yields MSSSPLGVVVHAPKDLRVEAVAAVAPAAGEVRIGIEAGGICGSDMHYFSHGGFGTIRIKEPMVLGHEIAGTVLELGAGVSHLAVGTRVAVNPSRPCGVCKYCREGAQRQCLDMYFLGSAMRFPHAQGGFRQSLTVKAEQAVPIADTVTMGEAAMGEPLSVCLHGARQAGPLMGKRVLVTGCGPIGMLTVIVARYAGAAEIVVTDVSDFPLTIARQVGASRAINIATEPDALEAYGAEKGTFDVLFEASGHQSALVGALTALRPGAVIVQLGLGGDMTLPINVIVAKELQLRGTFRFDSEFNLAVELMNRGLIDVKPLLTATIPFREANEAFNLALDRSRAVKVQLAFT from the coding sequence ATGTCGTCTTCACCATTGGGCGTTGTCGTTCATGCACCGAAGGATCTGCGCGTCGAGGCGGTCGCGGCGGTCGCGCCGGCCGCCGGCGAGGTACGCATCGGTATCGAGGCGGGCGGCATCTGCGGATCCGACATGCACTATTTCAGCCATGGCGGCTTCGGCACGATCCGGATCAAGGAGCCGATGGTTCTCGGTCATGAGATTGCCGGAACGGTTCTCGAGCTCGGCGCGGGCGTCAGCCATCTCGCTGTAGGCACGCGCGTCGCCGTCAATCCCAGCCGCCCCTGCGGCGTCTGCAAATATTGCCGCGAAGGCGCCCAGCGGCAGTGCCTCGACATGTATTTTCTCGGCAGCGCCATGCGCTTCCCCCATGCCCAGGGCGGCTTTCGCCAGAGCCTGACGGTGAAGGCCGAACAGGCTGTGCCGATTGCTGACACCGTAACCATGGGTGAGGCCGCGATGGGCGAGCCCCTGTCGGTCTGCCTGCATGGGGCCCGCCAGGCCGGGCCGCTGATGGGCAAGCGCGTCCTCGTCACCGGTTGCGGACCGATCGGCATGTTGACCGTGATCGTGGCGCGCTATGCGGGTGCAGCCGAAATCGTGGTGACAGACGTCAGCGACTTCCCGCTGACGATCGCGCGCCAGGTCGGCGCCTCGCGTGCCATCAACATCGCAACCGAGCCCGACGCTCTGGAGGCTTATGGAGCCGAGAAGGGCACCTTTGACGTATTGTTTGAGGCTTCCGGCCACCAGTCCGCTCTGGTTGGCGCCTTGACCGCGCTGCGCCCGGGCGCCGTCATCGTCCAACTCGGACTTGGTGGTGACATGACACTCCCCATCAATGTCATCGTCGCCAAGGAGCTGCAGCTGCGTGGGACGTTCCGTTTCGATTCCGAGTTCAATCTGGCGGTTGAGCTGATGAATCGTGGGCTGATCGACGTAAAACCGCTGCTTACCGCCACGATCCCCTTCCGGGAGGCGAATGAGGCCTTCAACCTGGCGCTTGACCGCTCGCGCGCCGTCAAGGTTCAGTTGGCTTTCACATAA
- the def gene encoding Peptide deformylase-like gives MTARAILRYPDPRLRDIAQAVVVFDGALRELAEDVADTLEAAAGLGLTAPHIGIPQRVVAIRMPEDGAARIYVNPQITEISDKLMRHEEGSLSMPGVTAEVERPREVLCRYQDLEGSERTERAEGLLAICLQHEIDQLDGVFWLQRLSRLKRDRLIKQYDKLQKRG, from the coding sequence ATGACGGCGCGTGCCATCCTGCGTTATCCCGATCCGCGGCTGCGCGACATCGCGCAAGCGGTCGTCGTCTTCGATGGCGCGCTGCGTGAACTGGCGGAGGATGTCGCCGATACGCTCGAAGCGGCCGCCGGCCTCGGGCTCACCGCACCCCATATCGGGATCCCCCAACGGGTCGTGGCAATCAGGATGCCGGAGGACGGGGCCGCCCGCATCTATGTCAATCCGCAGATCACGGAGATCTCCGACAAGCTCATGCGCCACGAGGAAGGCAGCCTTTCCATGCCGGGCGTCACCGCCGAGGTGGAGCGACCGCGCGAGGTGCTGTGTCGATATCAGGACCTCGAAGGCAGTGAGCGGACCGAGAGGGCGGAGGGCCTCCTCGCGATCTGCCTGCAGCATGAGATCGACCAGCTCGATGGCGTCTTCTGGCTTCAGCGGCTGTCGCGCCTGAAGCGCGACCGGCTGATCAAGCAGTACGACAAACTGCAAAAGCGTGGCTGA
- the mdtA gene encoding multidrug efflux pump membrane fusion protein MdtA, with amino-acid sequence MSSFRRPGSSRTVIVLATLGSVAIGTAVAFLTLPARSQSDVPTPPAQAAVPVTATRVIRRDVPLTLTGLGTVQASQTVNVRTRVDGTLQDVTFREGQHVKAGDVLARLDPRLAEAALAQARASKAKDAAQLRSAQADLSRSLALASKDFASKQQLDQQQATVDQLKATIDADQAAIDSAATNLDYMTITAPTSGRMGIRQADAGNVVHPSDILPIGVLATLKPVAVLFTLPEKNLFAMQAAMRAGPVPITATDESGAVLGTGRVTVIDNRIDPTTATLRLKAEFPNDDERLWPGAFVHVTATVSTLKNALTVPDAAVQRGPDGLYAWVVDGDGMAQMRPIETGATEGDLTVVASGLADGDEVVTAGQYRLRPRVHVAVSRPGDTPVAPRKGTSGQRVVTETMGVVSQDTSQGQSSPQGQGVSQNKDTP; translated from the coding sequence ATGTCCTCGTTTCGCCGTCCTGGTTCGTCGCGAACCGTCATTGTCCTTGCAACGCTCGGCTCCGTGGCGATCGGGACGGCTGTAGCGTTTCTCACGTTGCCCGCGCGCTCGCAAAGCGACGTCCCTACGCCTCCGGCGCAGGCGGCGGTCCCCGTGACGGCGACACGCGTGATACGGCGCGATGTGCCTTTGACCCTGACGGGCCTGGGCACAGTCCAGGCGTCCCAGACGGTCAACGTCCGTACACGGGTCGATGGCACGCTCCAGGATGTGACTTTCAGGGAGGGGCAGCATGTGAAGGCGGGGGATGTTCTCGCCCGGCTTGACCCGCGCCTGGCGGAAGCTGCCCTCGCGCAGGCTCGCGCCAGCAAGGCGAAGGATGCGGCCCAGTTGCGTAGCGCCCAGGCGGACCTATCCCGCTCACTCGCGCTCGCCAGCAAGGATTTCGCCAGCAAGCAGCAGCTCGACCAGCAGCAGGCCACGGTCGATCAGTTGAAAGCGACGATTGATGCGGACCAGGCCGCGATCGACAGCGCGGCGACCAATCTCGACTATATGACGATCACCGCGCCTACGAGCGGCCGGATGGGTATCCGCCAGGCCGATGCCGGCAACGTGGTCCATCCGTCCGACATCCTGCCGATCGGTGTCCTTGCGACCTTGAAGCCGGTCGCGGTGCTGTTCACGCTGCCGGAGAAGAACCTCTTTGCGATGCAGGCGGCCATGCGTGCAGGGCCTGTGCCTATCACCGCGACCGACGAGTCGGGTGCCGTTCTTGGAACAGGTCGGGTCACCGTGATCGATAATCGCATCGATCCCACGACCGCCACGCTGCGCCTGAAGGCTGAGTTTCCCAACGACGACGAGCGCCTCTGGCCGGGTGCCTTCGTTCATGTCACGGCGACCGTATCCACCCTTAAGAATGCGCTGACCGTGCCGGATGCGGCCGTCCAGCGCGGCCCGGACGGGCTCTATGCCTGGGTGGTCGATGGTGACGGCATGGCCCAGATGCGGCCGATCGAAACCGGCGCGACCGAGGGGGACCTCACGGTCGTGGCGTCGGGGCTCGCGGACGGTGATGAGGTCGTGACCGCGGGACAGTATCGCCTGCGACCGCGCGTTCATGTGGCCGTGAGCCGGCCGGGCGACACACCAGTTGCCCCCCGCAAGGGCACGTCCGGACAGCGTGTCGTGACAGAGACGATGGGGGTCGTCAGCCAAGATACGTCTCAAGGCCAGAGTTCCCCGCAAGGCCAAGGTGTTTCTCAAAATAAAGATACCCCCTGA
- a CDS encoding Gluconokinase: MRRSDPPVAIVLMGVAGSGKTTLGLALAERFGLAFYDADDFHPPANVAKMSAGIPLNDDDRAPWLDRLAELLHDSIAEGRSIALACSALKRRYRDRLREGCPGILFVHQVGDRDMIAERMKRRTDHYMPPSLLDSQFAALELPDTDESVLTLDGTDPPEVLVDRVVARLARS, from the coding sequence TTGCGACGCTCTGATCCCCCTGTCGCCATCGTGCTGATGGGTGTCGCCGGCAGCGGCAAGACGACCCTCGGCCTTGCCCTCGCCGAGCGCTTCGGCCTCGCGTTCTATGACGCCGACGATTTCCATCCCCCGGCCAATGTCGCCAAGATGTCGGCCGGCATTCCGCTGAACGATGATGACAGGGCCCCCTGGCTCGACCGGCTCGCCGAGCTTCTGCATGACTCGATCGCGGAAGGCCGCTCGATCGCGCTTGCCTGTTCGGCGCTCAAGCGGCGCTATCGTGACCGTCTGCGAGAAGGCTGCCCCGGCATTCTCTTCGTTCACCAGGTCGGTGACCGCGACATGATCGCGGAACGGATGAAGCGCCGGACGGACCACTATATGCCGCCATCGCTGCTCGACAGCCAGTTCGCCGCTCTGGAACTGCCAGACACGGATGAAAGCGTATTGACCCTCGATGGCACCGATCCACCGGAGGTTCTAGTCGACAGGGTCGTCGCGCGTCTGGCGCGTTCATAA
- a CDS encoding conserved hypothetical protein (Evidence 4 : Unknown function but conserved in other organisms), producing MADRSFYEAELHQAVMTAFCNVLHGSRLPPMTVLSMAAEALGSVYREIHDAHRGDNACPCGWQPDPQADNAILQTALAMTAQILPQPDLRQMRMAGRA from the coding sequence TTGGCGGACAGGAGCTTCTATGAAGCCGAACTGCACCAGGCGGTCATGACGGCGTTCTGCAATGTGTTGCACGGCAGCCGTCTGCCGCCCATGACTGTCCTGAGCATGGCTGCTGAAGCGCTGGGCTCGGTCTACAGGGAAATTCACGATGCTCATCGTGGCGACAATGCATGTCCTTGCGGCTGGCAACCGGATCCTCAAGCAGATAACGCGATACTGCAAACGGCTTTGGCGATGACTGCGCAGATTCTTCCCCAGCCGGATCTCCGTCAAATGCGGATGGCTGGTCGCGCGTAG
- the idnO gene encoding 5-keto-D-gluconate 5-reductase, translating into MSLQLFDLSGRIALITGAGQGIGYALAQGLGRAGAHVVINGRDAARLEAAAERLRGEGLTVATALFDVTDQKAVVAGIEAVEHDVGPLDILVNNAGIQRRAPLEDYPVETWHELMRANLDSVFYVSQAVARHMIQRKRGKIINIASLQSEAARYSIAPYTASKGAVKNLTRGMCTDWARHGLQVNAIGPGYFDTPLNAALVANPEFDAWLTTRTPAGRWGKVEELQGAAIFLASNASNFVNGQILYVDGGVLATL; encoded by the coding sequence ATGAGTCTTCAACTGTTTGATCTGTCGGGGCGCATCGCGCTCATCACCGGTGCTGGCCAGGGCATCGGCTATGCCCTAGCGCAGGGACTTGGACGCGCCGGCGCGCATGTCGTCATCAACGGCCGTGACGCCGCCCGCCTCGAGGCCGCCGCCGAGCGCCTTCGCGGCGAGGGCTTGACCGTCGCCACCGCGCTTTTCGATGTCACCGACCAGAAGGCCGTGGTCGCCGGCATCGAGGCCGTCGAGCATGACGTCGGCCCGCTCGACATCCTCGTCAACAATGCCGGCATCCAGCGGCGCGCCCCGCTGGAGGACTATCCCGTCGAGACCTGGCATGAGCTCATGCGCGCCAATCTCGACAGCGTCTTCTACGTCAGCCAGGCGGTTGCCCGGCACATGATCCAGCGCAAGCGCGGCAAGATCATCAATATCGCCAGCCTGCAAAGCGAGGCCGCCCGTTATTCCATCGCCCCCTATACCGCTTCCAAGGGCGCCGTGAAGAACCTGACTCGTGGCATGTGCACGGATTGGGCGCGCCATGGCCTTCAGGTCAACGCGATCGGCCCGGGCTATTTCGACACGCCGCTCAACGCCGCCCTCGTCGCCAATCCCGAGTTCGATGCCTGGCTGACGACGCGCACTCCGGCCGGCCGCTGGGGCAAGGTCGAGGAATTGCAGGGCGCGGCGATTTTCCTCGCCTCCAACGCATCGAATTTCGTGAATGGCCAGATCCTTTATGTCGATGGAGGCGTCCTTGCGACGCTCTGA
- the mdtB gene encoding multidrug efflux pump RND permease subunit MdtB has translation MNIAAPFITRPVMTTLLMAAVLMLGVVAYPLLPVAPLPQIDFPTIQVSARLPGASPDVMASSVAAPLERQFGQIAGITQMTSTSTLGSTSITIQFSLDRNIDAAAQDVQAAITAAQRQLPDDLASPPSYRKVNPADSPIMILAAHSDTLPLTDVDDSADNVLAQRLSQVEGVSQVVIGGEQKPAIRVQVDPAKLAGTGLTLEDVHATLANATAEAPKGVVNGAVRSFTIAANDQITKPEDYDNVILAYREGAPIRVRDVGHAVVGPENRDVAAWQNDRRAVVLLVFKQPGANVIATIDAIKATLPLLDNVLPAGIKVDTVVDRSVTIRASVADVQFTLVLTIALVVLVILLFLRNLRATAIPAVVVPLSFAGSAAVMYALGFSIDNLSLMALTIAVGFVVDDAIVVVENIVRHMEDGQDAFTASMSGAREIGFTVLSISLSLVAVFIPLLLMGGIVGRLFREFALTVTAAIAVSVFISLTLTPMLCSRFLKPPSHTHGRLYRLIEGGFDAILGVYISTLDIALRYRRVTLTIFFLTLGLTGWLFVIIPKGFFPTQDTGLIMGLSEAAQDVSPEEMKRLQQELGAVIAQDPAVAAFGSVLGAGGANTTNNGRFFIALKPRGERDASAAQIINRLRPKLGEVAGAAVFLQPAQDITVGGRVSRGLYQYTLTDVDLAELNTWAPKLLARLRQLPELTDVSSDQQGNAPQLKVTIDRDRAARFGIQPALIDATLNDAFGQQKVTQFFTQLNSYSVILEAKPDLLGHIGTLDQIYVKSPSSGQAIPLSTFVTLDAKGVGPLSVSHQAQFPAVTLSFNLKPGVSLGDAVDAITTAAGSIGAPSTLTGGFQGNAQAFQSALASEPALIAAALFAVYVILGMLYESFVHPLTILSTLPSAGVGALLALWGGGFDLSVIGIIGIMLLIGIVKKNGILLVDFAIVGERQSGLTSEEAIREACRLRFRPILMTTMAALLAGVPLMLGNGTGSELRQPLGYAMVGGLLLSQLLTLYTTPVVYLYLARLQGRFSRRHQPDPQPLVAGARNRASASPSAADLLP, from the coding sequence ATGAATATCGCGGCCCCCTTCATCACACGCCCGGTCATGACGACGCTGCTGATGGCGGCTGTCCTCATGTTGGGGGTTGTCGCCTATCCGCTTCTACCTGTGGCGCCGCTCCCGCAGATCGATTTTCCGACGATCCAGGTATCGGCGCGTCTGCCGGGCGCGAGCCCCGATGTCATGGCATCTTCAGTCGCCGCGCCACTGGAGCGCCAGTTCGGGCAGATCGCCGGCATCACCCAGATGACATCGACGAGCACGCTCGGCTCCACCTCGATTACCATTCAGTTCTCGCTCGATCGCAACATCGATGCGGCCGCGCAAGACGTTCAGGCCGCGATCACAGCCGCCCAGCGGCAACTGCCGGACGATCTGGCCTCCCCGCCGAGCTACCGCAAGGTCAACCCCGCTGACAGCCCCATCATGATCCTGGCGGCGCATTCCGACACCCTGCCCCTGACCGATGTCGATGATTCCGCCGACAATGTGCTGGCACAGCGCCTGTCGCAGGTGGAGGGGGTGTCGCAGGTTGTCATTGGCGGCGAGCAGAAGCCGGCCATCCGCGTCCAGGTCGATCCGGCCAAGCTCGCCGGTACCGGCCTTACGCTGGAGGATGTGCACGCCACGCTCGCTAACGCCACCGCCGAGGCGCCCAAGGGCGTGGTGAACGGCGCGGTGCGCAGTTTCACGATCGCGGCCAATGACCAGATCACCAAGCCGGAAGACTATGACAATGTCATCCTGGCTTACCGCGAGGGCGCACCCATTCGGGTCCGTGATGTCGGCCATGCCGTGGTCGGCCCGGAGAACAGGGATGTCGCGGCCTGGCAGAACGACCGCCGCGCCGTTGTGCTGCTGGTATTCAAGCAACCCGGCGCCAATGTCATCGCGACGATCGATGCCATCAAGGCGACGCTGCCCCTCCTCGACAACGTGCTGCCGGCGGGCATCAAGGTCGATACGGTCGTCGATCGCTCGGTGACGATCCGGGCTTCGGTCGCTGACGTCCAGTTCACGCTCGTGCTGACCATCGCGCTGGTCGTACTGGTCATCCTGCTGTTCCTGCGCAATCTGCGCGCGACCGCCATTCCGGCCGTGGTCGTGCCGCTGTCTTTCGCGGGCAGCGCGGCCGTCATGTATGCGCTTGGCTTCAGCATCGACAATCTGTCGTTGATGGCTCTGACCATCGCCGTCGGCTTCGTCGTCGACGATGCCATCGTGGTGGTTGAGAATATCGTGCGTCACATGGAGGACGGGCAGGACGCCTTTACCGCCTCGATGAGCGGAGCGCGCGAGATCGGCTTCACGGTGCTGTCCATCAGCCTGTCGTTGGTCGCGGTGTTCATTCCGCTGCTCCTGATGGGGGGCATCGTCGGGCGGCTGTTCCGCGAATTCGCGTTGACCGTGACGGCGGCGATCGCAGTGTCGGTGTTCATCTCGCTCACCCTGACACCGATGCTCTGCTCGCGCTTTCTCAAGCCGCCGAGCCATACGCACGGTCGGCTCTACCGGCTGATCGAAGGCGGCTTCGACGCGATTCTGGGAGTTTACATCAGTACACTCGATATCGCTTTGCGGTATCGGCGGGTGACGCTCACCATCTTTTTTCTGACCCTCGGGCTTACCGGCTGGCTGTTCGTCATCATACCGAAAGGTTTCTTCCCGACGCAGGACACCGGTCTCATCATGGGGTTGTCGGAGGCCGCCCAGGATGTCTCGCCTGAGGAGATGAAGCGCCTGCAACAGGAACTCGGTGCCGTGATCGCGCAGGATCCGGCGGTCGCCGCCTTCGGTTCCGTGCTCGGCGCGGGCGGTGCCAATACCACCAACAACGGGCGCTTCTTCATTGCGTTGAAGCCGCGCGGCGAACGGGATGCTTCCGCCGCGCAGATCATCAACCGGCTCCGGCCGAAGCTTGGGGAAGTGGCCGGCGCGGCAGTATTTCTCCAGCCGGCGCAGGATATCACCGTCGGAGGCCGTGTTTCGCGCGGGCTCTATCAGTACACGCTGACCGACGTCGATCTCGCCGAGCTCAATACCTGGGCGCCGAAGCTTCTGGCACGGCTGAGGCAATTGCCGGAACTCACCGATGTGTCGAGCGACCAGCAAGGCAACGCCCCGCAACTCAAGGTGACCATCGATCGCGATCGGGCCGCGCGCTTTGGCATCCAGCCAGCGCTGATCGACGCGACGTTGAACGACGCTTTCGGACAGCAGAAGGTGACGCAGTTTTTCACCCAGCTGAACTCCTATTCCGTCATCCTGGAAGCCAAACCGGATCTGCTGGGCCATATCGGGACCCTCGACCAGATCTACGTGAAATCGCCCTCGTCGGGGCAGGCCATTCCGCTGTCCACCTTTGTCACCCTGGATGCAAAAGGCGTCGGGCCGCTCTCTGTCTCGCATCAGGCCCAATTCCCCGCGGTGACCCTATCTTTCAACCTGAAGCCGGGCGTTTCGCTCGGCGATGCGGTTGATGCCATCACCACTGCGGCCGGTTCGATCGGCGCACCCTCGACGCTGACGGGGGGCTTCCAGGGCAATGCGCAGGCCTTCCAGAGCGCGCTCGCCAGTGAGCCGGCCCTCATCGCGGCCGCGCTCTTTGCGGTCTATGTCATTCTTGGCATGCTCTACGAGAGCTTCGTCCATCCGCTCACCATTCTCTCCACCTTGCCTTCGGCTGGTGTGGGTGCATTGCTCGCCCTTTGGGGCGGCGGGTTCGATCTTTCCGTCATCGGCATCATCGGGATCATGCTTCTCATCGGTATCGTGAAGAAGAATGGTATCCTGTTGGTCGATTTCGCCATCGTCGGCGAAAGGCAAAGCGGTTTGACCTCGGAAGAGGCCATCCGCGAGGCCTGCCGGCTGCGCTTCCGCCCAATCCTCATGACGACGATGGCGGCGCTTCTGGCAGGCGTGCCGCTGATGCTCGGCAATGGCACTGGTTCGGAGCTCAGGCAGCCTCTCGGCTATGCCATGGTTGGCGGCCTGCTGCTGAGCCAGCTGCTGACGCTCTACACGACACCGGTCGTCTATCTCTATCTCGCACGGCTGCAAGGCCGGTTCTCCCGGAGACATCAGCCGGATCCGCAGCCCCTGGTGGCCGGCGCGCGCAACAGGGCTTCAGCAAGTCCGTCTGCTGCGGATTTGCTCCCCTAA
- a CDS encoding Sugar phosphate permease — MNKREAPPDDAPGASDQRTVPVTFVARVQKHFFYGWIIVAAGFCAQMITSISMQGLAIYAQPLRQEFGWTAAQMSFGRSIQTVDTLLGPLGGALVDRFGAKRLMVAGTVLYCAAFTLFGTMDSLVGFYVACLSMGLANSLIGLLTVSQLVNSWFSARRSTAMGLAVAGFAVAGFVALPLIVLAESHVGWRLTAIGTGFAIVGFGLPVMLLVRSHPEALGLRPDGQPVPVAGSHPPKPSGSEGLSLRQALATQAFWFVTAAMAFSNFHQAALLVHLFPYLEGVSGRAVATLFLAEVNVFNLAGRIFGGMLGDLAPKRVLLGTNVVAAAVALMILAASPSVIAIAIFAAIFGFAWGTRTAVSSALIGEYFGRRSYGKIAGIVQTFAAIVTIISPVAVGFMLDASVAYGQVFVALAVLTALSGLFFFLAHKPQPRGATS, encoded by the coding sequence GTGAACAAACGCGAGGCACCGCCGGATGATGCTCCCGGCGCATCGGACCAAAGAACAGTCCCCGTGACATTCGTCGCCCGCGTCCAGAAGCACTTCTTTTATGGCTGGATCATCGTGGCCGCAGGTTTCTGCGCCCAGATGATCACCAGCATCTCCATGCAGGGGCTCGCCATCTATGCCCAGCCGTTGCGCCAAGAGTTCGGCTGGACGGCGGCGCAGATGTCGTTCGGCCGCTCGATCCAGACGGTCGATACGCTTCTGGGCCCTCTGGGAGGCGCTCTCGTCGACCGCTTTGGTGCCAAGCGACTGATGGTGGCGGGTACGGTCCTCTATTGCGCCGCCTTTACCCTTTTCGGCACCATGGATTCGCTGGTCGGCTTCTACGTCGCCTGCCTGAGCATGGGGCTCGCCAATAGTCTGATCGGACTGCTCACGGTCAGCCAGCTCGTCAACAGCTGGTTCTCTGCCCGCCGCTCCACCGCCATGGGGCTCGCCGTGGCGGGGTTCGCGGTGGCGGGCTTCGTCGCGCTTCCATTGATCGTCTTGGCCGAAAGCCATGTCGGCTGGCGCCTCACCGCCATCGGCACCGGCTTCGCGATCGTCGGGTTCGGTCTGCCGGTCATGCTGCTCGTGCGCAGCCATCCGGAGGCCCTCGGGCTGAGGCCTGACGGGCAGCCCGTCCCGGTAGCGGGTTCGCATCCTCCAAAACCCTCCGGATCCGAGGGGTTGTCGCTGCGCCAGGCCCTCGCGACGCAGGCATTCTGGTTTGTCACAGCGGCCATGGCATTCTCGAATTTCCATCAGGCGGCGCTGCTGGTGCATCTCTTCCCCTATCTCGAAGGGGTGTCGGGCCGCGCTGTCGCCACTCTCTTTCTCGCCGAGGTGAATGTCTTCAACCTCGCCGGCCGCATCTTTGGCGGCATGCTAGGCGATCTCGCCCCCAAGCGCGTCCTTCTCGGCACCAATGTGGTCGCGGCAGCCGTTGCGCTTATGATTCTGGCGGCTTCGCCCAGCGTGATCGCCATCGCGATCTTCGCCGCGATCTTCGGCTTCGCCTGGGGTACCCGCACGGCCGTATCGAGTGCCCTGATCGGCGAATATTTCGGCCGCCGTTCCTACGGCAAGATCGCCGGTATCGTGCAGACCTTCGCGGCGATCGTCACGATCATCAGCCCGGTCGCCGTGGGGTTCATGCTTGATGCCTCGGTAGCCTATGGACAGGTTTTCGTCGCGCTCGCCGTCCTGACGGCGCTGTCCGGTCTGTTCTTCTTCCTCGCCCACAAGCCACAGCCAAGGGGAGCGACGTCATGA
- a CDS encoding hypothetical protein (Evidence 5 : Unknown function), giving the protein MPFAVAAVIHGKKGIGTAVVFSMGEASIPIHPLAYGGPAP; this is encoded by the coding sequence TTGCCGTTCGCTGTCGCGGCGGTTATCCACGGCAAAAAGGGCATTGGCACTGCGGTGGTTTTTTCCATGGGTGAAGCCTCGATCCCGATCCATCCGCTGGCGTACGGCGGGCCTGCCCCGTGA